A genome region from Sporomusaceae bacterium includes the following:
- a CDS encoding short-chain-enoyl-CoA hydratase, whose amino-acid sequence MSDYQNLIFENQDGIGIVTINRPKALNALNADTMDELDRLADALAKDTAVKAIIITGAGDKAFVAGADIAYMQPLSAVEGRAWAKYGQSVFNKIENLPQPVIAAVNGFALGGGCELAMACDIRIASEKAKFGQPESTLGIPPGFGGTQRLARLVGKGRAKELLFTADMIDALEAYRIGLANKIVAPEELMDAAKALAQKIMSRSPVGVQMCKVAVNEGLDTDLETGVAYEAEVFGLCFATADQKEGMAAFLEKRKANFTGK is encoded by the coding sequence ATGAGCGACTACCAGAACCTCATCTTCGAAAACCAGGACGGCATCGGCATCGTCACCATCAACCGGCCTAAAGCCCTCAACGCCCTCAACGCCGACACCATGGACGAACTCGACCGGCTCGCCGACGCCCTCGCCAAAGACACCGCCGTCAAAGCAATCATCATCACCGGCGCGGGCGACAAAGCCTTCGTCGCCGGCGCCGACATCGCCTACATGCAGCCCCTCAGTGCCGTCGAAGGCCGTGCCTGGGCCAAATACGGCCAATCCGTCTTCAACAAAATCGAAAACCTGCCCCAGCCTGTCATCGCCGCCGTAAACGGCTTCGCCCTCGGCGGCGGCTGCGAACTCGCCATGGCCTGCGACATCCGCATCGCCTCCGAAAAAGCCAAATTCGGCCAGCCCGAATCCACCCTCGGCATCCCGCCGGGATTCGGCGGCACCCAGCGTCTCGCCCGCCTCGTCGGCAAAGGCCGCGCCAAAGAACTCCTCTTCACCGCCGACATGATCGACGCTCTAGAGGCCTACCGCATCGGCCTCGCCAACAAAATCGTCGCCCCCGAGGAACTCATGGACGCCGCCAAAGCCCTGGCCCAAAAGATCATGAGCCGCTCGCCCGTCGGCGTCCAGATGTGCAAAGTCGCCGTCAACGAAGGCCTCGACACCGACCTCGAAACCGGCGTCGCCTACGAAGCCGAAGTCTTCGGCCTCTGCTTCGCCACCGCCGACCAGAAAGAAGGCATGGCCGCCTTCCTCGAAAAACGCAAAGCCAACTTCACCGGCAAATAA
- a CDS encoding 3-hydroxybutyryl-CoA dehydrogenase yields the protein MEFKKALVIGAGQMGSGIAQVMAQGGLTVVLRDIKEEFVKKGIAGIDKNLTKAVEKGKMAPEEKAAVMGRISGVVDLDAAACDVDLAIEAAVENMDIKRDIFQTLDKLCPERTILASNTSSLPITALGAITKRPQKFIGMHFFNPAPVMKLVEVITGLATSDETFAAVKGLAETLGKSPVKVSDFPGFAGNRIMMPMINEAVYALMEGVASVEDIDSVAKLGFNHPMGPLALSDLIGNDTVLYIMEVLYQGYGDSKYRPCPLLRKYVAAGWLGRKSGRGFYDYNQQ from the coding sequence ATGGAATTCAAAAAAGCTCTGGTAATCGGCGCCGGCCAAATGGGCAGCGGCATCGCCCAGGTAATGGCCCAGGGCGGCCTCACCGTCGTCCTCCGCGACATCAAAGAGGAATTCGTCAAAAAAGGTATCGCCGGCATCGACAAAAACCTCACCAAAGCCGTCGAAAAAGGCAAAATGGCCCCCGAAGAAAAAGCCGCCGTCATGGGGCGCATCTCAGGCGTCGTCGACCTTGACGCCGCCGCCTGCGACGTCGACCTCGCCATCGAAGCCGCCGTCGAAAACATGGACATCAAACGCGACATCTTCCAAACCCTCGACAAACTCTGCCCCGAGCGCACCATCCTCGCCTCCAACACCTCCTCGCTGCCCATCACCGCCCTCGGCGCCATCACCAAGCGCCCGCAGAAATTCATCGGCATGCACTTCTTCAACCCCGCCCCGGTCATGAAACTCGTCGAAGTCATCACCGGCCTCGCCACCAGCGACGAAACCTTCGCCGCCGTCAAAGGCCTTGCCGAAACTTTAGGCAAATCGCCTGTCAAAGTATCCGACTTCCCCGGTTTCGCCGGCAACCGCATCATGATGCCGATGATCAACGAAGCCGTCTACGCCCTCATGGAAGGCGTCGCCAGCGTCGAAGACATCGACAGCGTCGCCAAACTCGGCTTCAACCACCCCATGGGACCACTTGCCCTCTCCGACCTCATCGGCAACGACACCGTCCTCTACATCATGGAAGTCCTCTACCAAGGTTACGGCGACAGCAAATACCGCCCCTGCCCGCTGCTCAGGAAATACGTCGCCGCCGGCTGGCTGGGCCGCAAATCCGGCCGTGGCTTCTACGACTACAACCAGCAATAA
- a CDS encoding MaoC family dehydratase produces the protein MVRDISFAEINIGDKASMTKTVSEHDVYTFAGVSGDFNPVHIDAEFAKTTMFKERIAHGMLSAGFISAVLGTSLPGRNTIYLGQELAFKAPVKIGDTVTATVEAIEKIPEKNRLIFRTTVTNQDGTVVIDGKATVLKK, from the coding sequence ATGGTCCGCGACATATCCTTCGCCGAAATCAACATCGGCGACAAAGCCAGCATGACCAAAACAGTCAGCGAACACGACGTCTACACCTTCGCCGGCGTCAGCGGCGACTTCAACCCCGTCCACATCGACGCCGAATTCGCCAAAACCACCATGTTCAAAGAACGCATCGCCCACGGCATGCTCTCGGCCGGCTTCATCTCCGCCGTACTCGGCACCTCGCTGCCCGGCCGCAACACCATCTACCTCGGGCAGGAGCTCGCCTTCAAAGCCCCGGTCAAAATCGGCGACACCGTCACCGCCACCGTCGAAGCCATCGAAAAAATCCCCGAAAAAAACCGCCTCATCTTCCGCACCACCGTCACCAACCAGGACGGCACCGTCGTCATCGACGGCAAAGCCACTGTCCTCAAGAAGTAG